One Bacteroidota bacterium DNA segment encodes these proteins:
- a CDS encoding GTPase HflX, with protein DTVGFIRKLPHMLVESFKSTLDEVREADLLLHVVDISHPNFEEHIQVVKDTLREIKAEHKPVLMVMNKIDLYKAEDHISYAENDEEVDTPVSLSQLKNTWMAKENAPVVFISASQKNNVEELRDKLITFVKALGSFNT; from the coding sequence GATACAGTAGGGTTTATCCGCAAACTGCCCCACATGCTGGTAGAGAGCTTTAAATCTACTTTGGATGAAGTGCGCGAGGCTGACCTTTTGCTGCACGTGGTGGACATATCACACCCCAATTTTGAGGAGCACATACAGGTAGTAAAAGACACTTTGCGTGAGATTAAAGCCGAACACAAACCTGTTTTGATGGTAATGAACAAAATAGATTTGTACAAAGCCGAAGACCACATAAGCTATGCTGAGAACGACGAGGAAGTAGACACCCCCGTATCGCTGTCACAGCTAAAAAACACATGGATGGCAAAAGAGAATGCTCCTGTGGTGTTTATATCAGCTTCGCAAAAAAACAACGTAGAAGAACTGCGCGACAAACTGATAACGTTTGTAAAGGCTTTGGGAAGTTTTAACACCTGA
- a CDS encoding DUF2795 domain-containing protein produces MYWTLELASYLDDAPWPATKDELIDYAIRSGAPLEVIENLQELEDDGEPYESIEEVWQDYPTDEDYFFNEDEL; encoded by the coding sequence ATGTACTGGACATTAGAATTAGCCTCATATTTGGACGACGCTCCCTGGCCCGCTACTAAGGACGAACTGATAGACTATGCCATACGCTCAGGTGCTCCGCTTGAGGTGATTGAAAACCTTCAAGAGTTGGAGGACGATGGCGAACCTTACGAAAGTATTGAAGAGGTTTGGCAGGATTATCCCACCGATGAGGATTACTTTTTTAACGAAGACGAACTGTAA
- a CDS encoding DeoR family transcriptional regulator — translation MNKRSYFANPCVTICAIFYFSFVLVFSGQSEHPLTYTPDFEREARLQQLYDRLERKITFFSLPENEIKKMATAASDIESCCIVGFDNEKLDTLSPEDIYNFCLAIEEGYSPAVTHLEAWLSKNIKTLKPEHPETLLALVGGLTKNAGSEFSASLDIGGLRPCFAHILNPANGGVFTQSWMLRMLVQITRPFKNYPLSYPALVQSVFLKTKGLTLRNLFTVNLAALNQKNLLDEHTEALAGLTVGQLREMDLTPLLEIGYTITEESLQRVDGLLRQLYRQNAGYQKREPRMRNMLNFLYDEGLDMLAPHSQEFNERQQQIIRYLFSKRYLGTKELTLDFKCDRKTIQRDFSKLLSTEVVRSIGNGSALKYCINLKTNSYDMLEIYSVPVRKREEYQESLFGEEIWETKKA, via the coding sequence GTGAACAAGCGGTCATACTTCGCTAACCCTTGTGTAACAATATGTGCAATATTTTACTTTAGCTTTGTGTTAGTGTTTTCAGGTCAATCAGAACATCCGCTAACTTACACTCCTGATTTTGAAAGGGAGGCCCGTCTTCAACAGCTATATGACAGATTGGAGAGGAAGATTACTTTTTTCTCTTTACCCGAAAACGAAATCAAGAAAATGGCAACTGCGGCATCCGACATCGAATCGTGCTGCATCGTGGGTTTTGACAATGAAAAATTAGATACCCTATCGCCTGAAGATATTTATAATTTTTGCCTTGCTATTGAAGAGGGATATAGCCCCGCTGTCACTCATTTAGAGGCTTGGCTCAGCAAAAACATAAAAACGCTTAAACCCGAACACCCCGAAACCTTATTGGCTTTGGTTGGTGGTTTGACTAAAAATGCAGGAAGCGAATTTTCAGCTTCGCTGGATATTGGCGGTTTGCGTCCTTGTTTCGCTCATATACTCAATCCTGCAAACGGTGGTGTTTTTACCCAAAGCTGGATGTTGAGGATGCTGGTGCAAATTACCCGTCCGTTTAAAAATTACCCATTATCATACCCCGCGTTGGTGCAGTCGGTGTTTTTGAAAACGAAGGGATTAACGCTACGCAATTTGTTTACGGTGAATTTGGCGGCTTTAAACCAAAAGAACTTGTTGGACGAGCATACGGAAGCACTTGCCGGACTTACAGTGGGTCAGTTGCGCGAAATGGACTTAACTCCTTTGCTTGAGATTGGGTACACAATTACCGAAGAAAGCCTGCAAAGGGTAGATGGTTTGTTGCGCCAGTTATACAGGCAAAATGCAGGCTACCAAAAACGTGAGCCGCGTATGCGCAATATGCTTAACTTTTTATACGACGAAGGGCTTGATATGTTAGCACCGCATTCGCAAGAGTTTAACGAGCGTCAGCAACAAATTATACGCTATTTGTTCTCAAAAAGGTATTTGGGTACCAAAGAGCTTACGCTTGACTTTAAATGCGACCGTAAGACCATACAACGTGATTTCTCGAAACTGCTGAGTACCGAAGTGGTGCGCAGTATAGGCAACGGCAGCGCGCTTAAGTATTGTATCAATCTAAAAACCAACAGTTACGATATGTTGGAGATATACAGCGTGCCCGTGCGCAAACGCGAAGAATACCAAGAAAGCCTTTTTGGCGAAGAAATTTGGGAAACGAAAAAAGCCTGA
- a CDS encoding PorT family protein, whose translation MKVLDNITMRRGIYVVVFTAIGLLISTAVTAQNNGINKKDALAYRLGFNINMPFVTAHTDTFKSRVGWGLWGEAEYKLSNRWRVMPGLAYNSFGFNQYFYNDSGAVERRVITEHYMELGSRFSYQPLEDENSVRIILGAAFSFLVDRKTSFPDIEGTNVTRLTLDNKKSMQPGILLSAGFMAPLSKRIDLGIQYNQGLPAKIHPLDVVGRVGSLQVKLNYKIVPRRAETVLQPEVQADMATDLPYKYDSLMLIVRVKENFTRIALLKDQGYLEEAEDERLKALEAAMEIRNAFTEKLTFIPVYFIYDSDSKLALNGKFDGILLNSAMQRDSSIKLPAKQHLFAEFARQFDEVSNTSGMYGLVVYTDKFKNIPEPFPAFVSNAYGFLNEAEVVAKFEKRLKKYFAPKQ comes from the coding sequence ATGAAAGTACTTGATAACATTACCATGAGAAGAGGAATATATGTTGTGGTTTTTACCGCAATTGGTTTGCTGATTTCAACGGCTGTTACCGCACAAAATAACGGTATCAATAAAAAGGATGCGCTAGCCTATCGCTTGGGGTTTAATATTAATATGCCCTTTGTTACCGCCCATACTGATACGTTTAAAAGCCGTGTAGGCTGGGGCTTGTGGGGCGAGGCTGAGTATAAACTGTCTAACCGCTGGCGGGTAATGCCGGGATTGGCGTATAACAGTTTTGGGTTCAATCAGTATTTTTATAACGACTCAGGTGCGGTAGAGCGTCGTGTTATTACCGAACACTATATGGAACTGGGGTCGAGGTTCTCTTACCAACCGCTTGAAGATGAAAACAGTGTGCGCATCATTCTTGGTGCTGCATTTTCTTTTTTGGTTGACCGCAAAACAAGCTTTCCCGATATTGAGGGTACGAACGTTACCCGTTTAACATTGGATAATAAAAAATCAATGCAGCCCGGCATTTTGTTAAGTGCTGGGTTTATGGCTCCGCTTAGCAAACGCATCGACCTTGGAATACAATACAATCAGGGATTGCCTGCTAAAATACACCCGCTGGATGTGGTGGGCAGGGTTGGCAGTTTGCAAGTGAAGCTAAACTATAAGATTGTACCCAGAAGGGCAGAAACCGTGCTTCAACCCGAAGTACAGGCGGATATGGCAACCGACTTGCCTTATAAGTACGATAGCCTGATGCTTATTGTGAGAGTGAAAGAGAATTTTACCCGCATAGCCTTGCTTAAAGACCAAGGCTATTTGGAAGAAGCCGAGGATGAACGTTTGAAGGCTCTTGAGGCAGCTATGGAAATTCGTAATGCGTTTACCGAAAAGCTTACATTTATTCCTGTTTATTTTATTTATGACAGCGACAGTAAACTGGCCTTGAACGGCAAGTTTGACGGTATTTTGCTGAATAGTGCCATGCAACGCGACAGCTCAATTAAATTGCCTGCAAAACAACATTTGTTTGCTGAATTTGCACGGCAGTTTGATGAGGTAAGCAACACCAGCGGTATGTATGGCTTAGTTGTTTACACCGATAAGTTTAAAAATATACCCGAACCTTTTCCTGCATTTGTTTCTAATGCGTACGGGTTTTTGAACGAAGCTGAGGTAGTTGCTAAATTTGAAAAACGCCTGAAAAAGTATTTCGCACCTAAGCAGTAA
- a CDS encoding universal stress protein, which translates to MSIKKILVPTDFSGVAKSALTVAASIAAKANAELHLLNVIHVPVIDPYTPAETINTIKEEEEKSAQQELAKLALELQSKAPVITVKLGFAVDEIINYSESNNIDLIVMGTTGATGAEELLLGSNASGVVGQAKMPVLCIPDEMKEFKTNDIVYASDLEKNDISVITKLLDLAKLYDSNFHILHITDPELPTEEKNPEEVFRGIVEATGYKSMGFHNIDNTSVGDGITGFITTGPCDILAMAVHHRSFFSQLFHRSLTKKMVNHSHVPVLTYFK; encoded by the coding sequence ATGAGTATTAAAAAGATATTAGTGCCTACTGATTTTTCAGGTGTGGCAAAAAGTGCGCTTACGGTAGCCGCGTCAATTGCAGCAAAGGCTAATGCAGAATTGCACTTGCTTAATGTGATACACGTTCCGGTAATAGACCCCTATACTCCTGCCGAGACCATTAATACTATAAAAGAGGAAGAAGAAAAAAGCGCCCAGCAAGAGTTGGCAAAACTTGCGCTTGAGCTGCAAAGCAAAGCACCTGTAATAACCGTGAAACTGGGATTTGCAGTGGATGAGATTATAAACTACTCTGAATCTAACAATATCGACCTGATTGTAATGGGAACCACAGGTGCCACCGGCGCCGAGGAGTTGCTGTTGGGCTCTAATGCTTCAGGCGTGGTAGGACAGGCCAAAATGCCCGTATTGTGCATACCTGATGAGATGAAAGAGTTTAAGACCAACGACATTGTATATGCCAGCGATTTGGAAAAGAACGACATTAGCGTTATTACCAAACTGCTTGATTTGGCTAAACTGTACGATAGTAACTTCCATATTTTACATATTACCGACCCTGAATTGCCTACCGAAGAGAAGAACCCCGAAGAGGTGTTTAGGGGGATTGTTGAAGCTACGGGTTATAAATCAATGGGCTTTCACAATATCGACAATACCAGTGTTGGCGATGGTATTACTGGTTTTATAACAACGGGCCCTTGTGATATTTTGGCAATGGCAGTGCACCACCGCAGCTTTTTTAGTCAGCTGTTTCATCGTAGTTTAACTAAAAAAATGGTAAACCACTCGCACGTGCCTGTGCTTACTTATTTTAAATAA
- the xerD gene encoding site-specific tyrosine recombinase XerD, which produces MWPATLQGFKQHLQLEKSLSPNSVEAYLRDMEKLGQYFEISHLTLSPQEVTPTHLKGFLKWITELGMTPSSQARIISGIRAFYKYLLLEDLVQTDPTELIEMPKLGRKLPEVLNVQEIDAMLRIIDLSQPEGHRNKAIIETLYSCGLRVSELVELKLSNLFFDDEFIKVVGKGSKERLVPIGQQAIDSILLYVQHHRKHIAPQRGEEDIVFLNRRGKRLTRVMVFIISKQLATQAGIKKTISPHTFRHSFATSLVEGGADLRAVQQMLGHESITTTEIYTHLDREYLKSVIALYHPKNNYKR; this is translated from the coding sequence ATGTGGCCCGCTACGTTGCAAGGTTTTAAGCAGCATTTGCAGTTGGAGAAATCGCTTTCGCCCAACTCGGTAGAGGCATACCTGCGCGATATGGAGAAACTGGGGCAATATTTTGAGATTAGCCACCTAACCCTCTCTCCGCAAGAAGTTACCCCAACTCACCTCAAAGGTTTTTTAAAGTGGATTACTGAATTGGGCATGACTCCTTCTTCGCAGGCACGGATTATTTCGGGCATACGGGCATTTTATAAATACCTGTTGCTGGAGGATTTGGTGCAAACCGACCCTACTGAATTGATTGAAATGCCCAAACTGGGACGTAAACTGCCCGAAGTATTGAACGTGCAGGAAATTGATGCCATGCTGCGCATAATTGACCTTAGTCAGCCCGAAGGCCACCGTAACAAAGCCATTATTGAAACCCTTTACAGTTGCGGGTTGCGGGTGAGTGAGTTGGTAGAGTTGAAACTGAGCAATTTATTTTTTGACGATGAGTTTATAAAAGTGGTAGGCAAGGGCAGTAAAGAACGCTTAGTGCCCATTGGCCAACAAGCTATTGATAGTATTTTGCTATATGTGCAGCATCACCGCAAACACATTGCCCCGCAACGAGGCGAAGAGGATATTGTTTTTTTGAACCGCAGGGGTAAACGACTTACACGGGTAATGGTGTTTATTATCAGCAAGCAGTTGGCTACCCAAGCAGGAATTAAAAAGACGATTAGTCCGCACACGTTCAGGCATTCATTTGCTACCAGCTTGGTAGAGGGTGGTGCTGATTTACGTGCCGTGCAGCAAATGCTGGGGCACGAGAGCATTACTACTACAGAAATCTACACCCATTTAGACAGGGAATACCTTAAATCGGTGATTGCTTTATATCACCCTAAGAATAATTACAAGCGGTGA
- the purL gene encoding phosphoribosylformylglycinamidine synthase subunit PurL: MEVTVETAKKLGLLPEEFDKIKQILGRTPNFTELSIYSVMWSEHCSYKNSIVWLKTLPKDGPAMLAKAGEENAGLVDIGDGLAVCFKIESHNHPSAIEPYQGAATGVGGINRDIFSMGARPIAQLNSLRFGNLKEDRTKWLLKGVVKGIGDYGNAFGIPTVGGEVYFDECYHTNNLVNAMSVGIAEVGKTVSAIAEGVGNPVYIYGSATGKDGIHGAAFASKDISENSADDLPSVQVGDPFWEKLILEATMELLKTGAVIGMQDMGAAGITCSTSEMAAKSGTGMRIELDKVPMRQAGMKDWEILLSESQERMLVIIKKGTEKEVERIFEKWDLTFAQIGEVTDSGNVQYYMNGDLCADIPAESLALGGGAPVYHREYKEPEYLKKIGEYSFDKVAQPENLTEVAFFLAGHPNIASKRWVYNQYDSMVGTVNQSTNKPSDAAVVKVKGSDKSLALTVDCNSRYIFADPEKGASIAVAEAARNITCTGGTPSAITNCLNFGNPYNPEVYWQFVGSIKGMGAACLKFETPVTGGNVSFYNQSTIDGTAVFPTPTIGMVGIIEKGSSPMTLDFKNEGDIIVLIGQNQNDISSSQYLAYWHKQNFSPAPYFDLDEEFAMQNTLRKLIQSGKVQSAHDVSEGGLFISLLESAMHNNLGFELTTDAHLRKDAVLFGEGQSRVAISCRPQDLAAIEADLKAANQAYSVIGKVNDGKVLVDGEFFGMTAEFKETYNTSIEKMVEGTSVAI, translated from the coding sequence ATGGAAGTTACCGTAGAAACCGCCAAAAAACTGGGTTTATTGCCCGAAGAGTTCGATAAAATCAAGCAAATACTGGGTCGTACGCCCAACTTCACCGAGTTGAGTATTTACAGTGTAATGTGGAGCGAGCATTGCAGCTACAAAAACAGTATTGTTTGGCTAAAAACCCTGCCCAAAGACGGCCCTGCCATGCTTGCAAAAGCAGGTGAGGAAAACGCCGGACTGGTAGATATTGGCGACGGATTGGCCGTTTGTTTCAAGATAGAAAGTCACAACCACCCCAGCGCTATCGAGCCTTACCAAGGTGCGGCTACGGGTGTGGGCGGTATCAACCGCGATATATTCAGCATGGGCGCACGTCCTATTGCACAGCTAAACTCGCTACGTTTCGGTAATCTAAAAGAAGACCGTACCAAATGGTTGCTGAAAGGTGTTGTAAAAGGCATCGGCGATTACGGCAACGCCTTTGGCATTCCTACTGTAGGCGGCGAGGTGTATTTTGACGAGTGCTACCACACCAACAACCTTGTAAATGCAATGTCGGTAGGTATTGCCGAGGTAGGCAAAACCGTTTCGGCCATCGCCGAAGGCGTGGGCAACCCCGTTTATATTTACGGTTCTGCCACCGGAAAAGACGGTATCCACGGAGCGGCATTTGCTTCTAAAGATATTTCAGAAAACTCTGCCGATGACCTTCCCAGCGTACAAGTTGGCGACCCCTTTTGGGAGAAGCTGATTTTGGAAGCTACTATGGAGCTGCTAAAAACAGGTGCCGTAATAGGTATGCAAGACATGGGCGCGGCTGGTATTACTTGCAGCACCAGCGAAATGGCTGCCAAATCGGGCACCGGAATGCGCATCGAGCTGGATAAAGTCCCCATGCGTCAGGCAGGCATGAAAGATTGGGAAATCCTGCTTTCAGAGTCACAAGAGCGGATGCTGGTTATCATCAAAAAAGGCACTGAAAAAGAAGTAGAGCGCATTTTTGAAAAATGGGATTTAACCTTTGCCCAAATTGGTGAAGTAACCGATAGCGGTAACGTACAATATTACATGAACGGCGACCTTTGCGCAGATATTCCTGCCGAGTCGTTGGCATTGGGTGGCGGCGCACCTGTTTACCACCGAGAATACAAAGAGCCCGAATACCTGAAAAAAATTGGCGAATACAGCTTTGATAAAGTAGCTCAACCCGAAAATTTAACAGAGGTAGCCTTTTTCTTAGCCGGACACCCCAACATTGCCAGCAAGCGTTGGGTGTACAACCAATACGACAGCATGGTGGGCACTGTGAACCAAAGCACCAACAAACCCAGCGACGCTGCGGTAGTGAAGGTAAAAGGTTCTGACAAATCACTGGCGTTGACAGTGGACTGCAACAGCCGCTATATTTTTGCTGACCCCGAAAAGGGCGCAAGCATTGCCGTAGCCGAAGCCGCCCGTAACATCACCTGCACCGGCGGAACGCCAAGTGCTATTACCAACTGCCTAAATTTTGGCAACCCTTACAACCCTGAGGTTTACTGGCAGTTTGTAGGTTCTATAAAAGGCATGGGAGCTGCTTGTTTGAAGTTTGAAACCCCCGTAACAGGTGGTAACGTTAGCTTCTACAACCAATCAACCATTGACGGTACTGCTGTTTTCCCAACCCCAACCATTGGTATGGTGGGTATTATTGAAAAAGGCAGCAGCCCAATGACCCTCGATTTCAAAAACGAAGGCGATATCATTGTTTTGATAGGCCAAAACCAAAACGATATTTCATCGTCGCAATACCTTGCCTACTGGCACAAACAAAACTTCTCACCCGCACCGTATTTTGATTTGGACGAGGAGTTTGCCATGCAAAACACCCTGCGCAAACTGATCCAATCAGGCAAAGTGCAATCGGCACACGATGTATCGGAAGGCGGTTTGTTCATCAGCTTGTTAGAGAGTGCCATGCACAACAACTTGGGCTTTGAACTAACCACCGATGCCCACCTGCGCAAAGACGCTGTGTTGTTTGGCGAAGGCCAAAGCCGCGTAGCCATTAGCTGCCGCCCGCAAGACCTTGCTGCTATTGAAGCCGACTTGAAAGCTGCCAACCAAGCCTACTCAGTAATTGGTAAGGTAAACGACGGCAAAGTGCTGGTAGACGGCGAATTCTTTGGCATGACCGCTGAATTTAAAGAAACCTACAACACTTCTATTGAGAAGATGGTTGAAGGCACTTCGGTAGCTATTTAA